A window of the Candidatus Ozemobacteraceae bacterium genome harbors these coding sequences:
- a CDS encoding YiiX/YebB-like N1pC/P60 family cysteine hydrolase, whose translation MTHRTVLAAAFAFSVAFGYPACAAPASGAIVESGPALSLSIEQPAQYQKVLKTDLALFRKSAEQLERYCENVLTDTSFIARAGVETAGLSPQQLRGVYRFWSSFGKHLDTLEAISDRWHRGWGKSLFDSQVREGFEGYFLGINAKISRLLAVSRLTHYLAKRKKLRSLFDEAVPEYKIPAERLTHHALGAVSPQSVLALYQFHTSHQEHAVRFYQGSSKEFRPAVDTDGTLIRYFEGTKDILDGLILRIAKDPTWYKYAFGSFAEDAMNLISPMQEALFTWVGDTRVKKKETRLIRPEQVDEMEAFLQPGDIIIERQNWYLSNIFLPGFWPHGALYVGDAAKLARFLDGDPQVRAYYAKRRFAGFMDWLQKTYPEKHASFVKAPAKGEHPKCVLEAISEGVVQNTLRHTCYADYIAVLRPRLSKLDIAQALEAGFYYNGRPYDFDFDFYTESDLVCTEFVIKCYAPFRSKKGLVFPTEPAMGKQAVRADEFIRTLEREKGSPKAQLEFVYFLRGIEKAGKAVVADEKALIESLNWRGGLPGPKN comes from the coding sequence GTGCGCGGCACCGGCCTCGGGGGCGATCGTCGAGTCGGGGCCGGCGCTCAGCCTTTCGATCGAACAGCCCGCGCAGTATCAGAAAGTGCTCAAGACCGACCTGGCCCTCTTCCGGAAGAGCGCGGAACAGCTCGAGCGATACTGCGAAAACGTCCTGACCGATACGTCCTTCATCGCCCGCGCCGGCGTCGAGACGGCGGGGCTTTCGCCCCAGCAGCTGCGCGGCGTTTACCGGTTCTGGTCGTCGTTCGGCAAACACCTGGACACTCTCGAAGCGATATCCGACCGCTGGCACCGCGGCTGGGGCAAGTCCCTGTTCGACAGCCAGGTCAGGGAAGGTTTCGAAGGGTATTTCCTCGGCATCAACGCGAAGATCAGCCGCCTGCTCGCCGTTTCCCGGCTGACGCATTATCTCGCGAAGCGGAAGAAGCTCCGCTCCCTGTTCGACGAGGCCGTTCCCGAATACAAGATCCCGGCCGAAAGGCTCACGCATCACGCGCTCGGCGCCGTGAGTCCGCAAAGCGTGCTGGCGTTGTATCAGTTCCACACCTCGCACCAGGAGCACGCGGTGCGCTTCTATCAGGGTTCCTCGAAGGAGTTCCGGCCGGCCGTCGACACCGACGGAACGTTGATCCGGTATTTCGAAGGCACCAAGGACATTCTGGACGGCCTGATCCTGCGCATCGCGAAAGATCCGACCTGGTATAAATATGCGTTCGGCTCGTTCGCCGAGGACGCCATGAACCTGATCTCCCCCATGCAGGAGGCCCTGTTCACCTGGGTCGGCGACACCCGCGTCAAGAAGAAGGAGACACGCCTGATCAGGCCCGAGCAGGTCGACGAGATGGAGGCCTTCCTCCAGCCAGGCGACATCATCATCGAGCGGCAGAACTGGTATCTCTCGAACATCTTCCTGCCCGGCTTCTGGCCGCACGGGGCGCTGTATGTGGGCGACGCCGCAAAACTCGCACGGTTTCTCGACGGCGATCCCCAGGTCAGGGCGTATTACGCGAAACGCCGCTTCGCCGGCTTCATGGACTGGTTGCAGAAAACATACCCGGAAAAGCATGCGAGCTTCGTCAAAGCCCCGGCGAAGGGCGAGCACCCGAAATGCGTGCTCGAGGCCATCAGCGAGGGCGTGGTGCAGAACACCCTGCGCCACACCTGTTATGCCGATTATATCGCCGTCCTGCGGCCGCGCCTTTCGAAACTCGACATCGCGCAGGCGCTCGAAGCGGGGTTCTATTACAACGGCCGGCCCTATGACTTCGATTTCGACTTCTACACCGAATCCGACCTCGTCTGCACCGAGTTCGTCATCAAGTGCTACGCTCCGTTCAGAAGCAAGAAAGGCCTCGTCTTCCCCACCGAGCCCGCGATGGGGAAACAAGCCGTGCGAGCGGACGAATTCATCCGGACGCTCGAACGGGAAAAGGGCTCGCCGAAAGCCCAGCTCGAGTTCGTGTATTTCCTGCGCGGCATTGAAAAGGCCGGGAAGGCGGTCGTCG